The Brevundimonas vesicularis genome includes the window CGTCAGGCGCGAACGGCGGATCCCGAAGAAATTATTCGGACCGAGGCACCGCATCTTCGGATCATCTCCGAAGAACTATGGGCGAAGGTTCGCGATCGCTACGCGGAAAACACCCTATCGCCACAAGGGCCGTTCCCGCGCATAGCCGTTCGGCCCAGGTACTTACTAAGCGGAAAACTGACCTGCGGGGTTTGTGGCGGCCCGATGATCCGTAGCGGTGCCGACCAACGCTTTATGTGCTCATGGCGACGAGAACGCGGACAATCGGCATGCACGAACGGCCGCGGGATCAAGAGCGTCGAGATCGAGGCGCGCGTTCTCGCCGCGATCAAGAACCGACTTCTAGTGTCGGAACGCGTGGCGCTCGCCGTCGAAGAGGCGAGGCTCGCAGCAGAGAATGACGCGCGTAGGATCACCCAGGCTCGATCAAAACTCGACAGTGAGCTTGCAGAGGTGAAGCGCCGCGCCGAACGCTTGGTCGACCAGATCGCCGATGGCGTCCTTACGGGCGCTGCAGTCAAGGATCGCCTGGACGCGCTGGAAGCGCGGCGAAGCGAGATTGAATCAGAGCTGGCCCAAGCACCGGCGGCGTCGGTCGTCGCCCTGCATCCTCGCGTGGCCGAGCATTACCGGACCGTCGTGGACTCGCTGGAGCGCGCCTTGGCTCTCAGCGACAGCGAGGCAATGACTGAAGCACGGGACTTGGTGCGCAAATTGATTGGAACCGTAGTGGTCACGCCGTTGGAAGAGCGGGGTAAGTTTAGCTTGACTGTACAAGGCAAAATCGCCGCCCTGGTGAACCAAGACGGCGAAAATACTACGAAGTTGGGTGCGGGAGTAGGATTTGAACCTACGACCTTCAGGTTATGAGCCTGACGAGCTACCGGGCTGCTCCATCCCGCGGCAAACGGTAGTGTATCGTGAAGGAAGAACGGTTCGAGAAGGACCGCGATTGCGGTGTTTGTTCATCATCGGCTGTCCGCCTGGTAGACCCGGCGGCGACCTACTCTCCCGCGCCTTGAGACGAAGTACCATTGGCTCTGGAGGGCTTAACGACCGAGTTCGGAATGGGATCGGGTGGGGAACCTCCGACATAGCCACCAGGTCAACCAGGGGGACAGCGGATGATGAGAAGACATTGTCTGAGATTGCTCTGGTCAAGGAGCAATCATCGAATGAGTTTTGCTGAGAAACGATCAAACCGATCGGATTATTAGTACCAGTAAGCTTCATGGGTCGCCCCACTTCCACACCTGGCCTATCAACGTGGTAGTCTTCCAC containing:
- a CDS encoding recombinase family protein, whose translation is MRAALYGRYSTDLQNVASIADQFATCRSFAAKEAIKIVATFEDAAISGGSAANRPGLHSLMRGAKNGEFEVVLCEALDRLSRSQADFAALFEDLRFHGVKIRTISEGDISELQIGLMGTMNALQLRETGRKTRRGLQGVVRSGRHTGSRVYGYRIRREVDAIGEPIRGLRDIDPGEAEVVGEIFRRYAAGQSPRAIVSDLNMRGIPGPRGGSWNASTINGNAERGNGIVHNELYRGVLVFGRQTWVKDRRTGKRQARTADPEEIIRTEAPHLRIISEELWAKVRDRYAENTLSPQGPFPRIAVRPRYLLSGKLTCGVCGGPMIRSGADQRFMCSWRRERGQSACTNGRGIKSVEIEARVLAAIKNRLLVSERVALAVEEARLAAENDARRITQARSKLDSELAEVKRRAERLVDQIADGVLTGAAVKDRLDALEARRSEIESELAQAPAASVVALHPRVAEHYRTVVDSLERALALSDSEAMTEARDLVRKLIGTVVVTPLEERGKFSLTVQGKIAALVNQDGENTTKLGAGVGFEPTTFRL